A DNA window from Ranitomeya imitator isolate aRanImi1 chromosome 2, aRanImi1.pri, whole genome shotgun sequence contains the following coding sequences:
- the LOC138664130 gene encoding gastrula zinc finger protein XlCGF66.1-like isoform X1 yields MWCAALQVEVPTISDPLSGDLLYKRILLSDPTRMDRDRDKMAERILHLTLEILFRLTGEDYTVVKKTSSERCQAPVSEGWRRPLSPIMGPPPNPLIHEDINDQKILELTCKMTELLTGEVPIRCQDVTVYFSMEEWEYLEGQKDLYKDVMIEVLQLLTSPDECTRSSEGNLIFYFYNR; encoded by the exons atgtggtgtgcggctctgcaggtggag gtccctacaatatcggatcctctcagtggagatcttctatataagagaattctcctgagtgaccctacaaggatggatagggacagggacaagatggcggagaggatattacacctcaccctagagatcctcttccggcttactggagag gattacacagtagtgaagaagacctctagtgagcgttgtcaggcccctgtgtctgagggatggagaagacccctgagcccaatcatgggccCTCCACctaaccccctgatacatgaggacatcaatgaccagaagatcctagaactcacctgcaagatgactgagctgctgactggagag gttcctataaggtgtcaggatgtcaccgtctatttctccatggaggagtgggagtatttagaaggacaaaaagatctgtacaaggacgtcatgattgaGGTTCTCCAgctcctcacatcaccag atgaatgTACCAGGAGCTCAGAGGGAAAtctgatattttatttttacaacaGATGA
- the LOC138664130 gene encoding gastrula zinc finger protein XlCGF66.1-like isoform X2: protein MWCAALQVEVPTISDPLSGDLLYKRILLSDPTRMDRDRDKMAERILHLTLEILFRLTGEDYTVVKKTSSERCQAPVSEGWRRPLSPIMGPPPNPLIHEDINDQKILELTCKMTELLTGEVPIRCQDVTVYFSMEEWEYLEGQKDLYKDVMIEVLQLLTSPALSSERPSP, encoded by the exons atgtggtgtgcggctctgcaggtggag gtccctacaatatcggatcctctcagtggagatcttctatataagagaattctcctgagtgaccctacaaggatggatagggacagggacaagatggcggagaggatattacacctcaccctagagatcctcttccggcttactggagag gattacacagtagtgaagaagacctctagtgagcgttgtcaggcccctgtgtctgagggatggagaagacccctgagcccaatcatgggccCTCCACctaaccccctgatacatgaggacatcaatgaccagaagatcctagaactcacctgcaagatgactgagctgctgactggagag gttcctataaggtgtcaggatgtcaccgtctatttctccatggaggagtgggagtatttagaaggacaaaaagatctgtacaaggacgtcatgattgaGGTTCTCCAgctcctcacatcaccag CTCTATCCAGTGAGAGGCCTAGTCCCTGA
- the LOC138666649 gene encoding oocyte zinc finger protein XlCOF7.2-like, with amino-acid sequence MKSALVTEDDLMSLVYEWQKSVTRFSQYLVRIHSWFLSYGLDNRLELKTDDVVACNKIALHEKVLHKTFISVAEQRHPNRPLGDFTDAAWNLKVPTILDPLSGDLLYKRILLSDSTRMDRDRDKMAEKILHLTLEILFRLTGEEYTVVKKTSSVRCQTLVSEGWERTLNPVTGTPPSPMIHDDIDDQKILELTYKMIELLTGEVPIRCQDVTIYFSMEEWEYLEGHKDLYKDVMMEVPQPLTSPVISSQTTTPERCPHPLRPQGCKQENVSVPQYHQGKDLPHINTTESYVRDYGRCKEEIPTYNHTDNCTMSLEGQLIFSDYEAGDHGVTTNTYEDYAIIPDISPVLQSNNSSYYHILQVLSSDSSSIVEQSINNRLGIEHKSGHKAEKPYSCSVCGKCFNKKCNLVTHEKIHTGEKPYSCSECGKCFNKKSNLVAHQRSHTAEKGFLCSECWKCFKWKSDLARHQRIHTGEKPYSCSECGKCFNQKTHLVRHHRSHTGERPYSCSECEKCFIEKAHLIAHQKNHTAM; translated from the exons atgaagtctgcactggtgacag AAGATGATTTAATGTCCCTCGTCTATGAGTGGCAGAAGTCTGTGACCCGTTTCTCTCAGTATCTGGTGCGAATCCATTCCTG GTTTCTTTCATATGGACTGGACAACCGACTGGAATTGAAG ACTGACGATGTTGTTGCATGCAACAAGATTGCCCTTCATGAAAAAGTATTGCACAAGACCTTTATCTCGGTTGCAGAACAAAGACATCCAAACCGCCCACTAGGAGATTTCACTGATGCAGCCtggaacctaaag gttcctacaatattggatcctctcagtggagatcttctatataagagaattctcctgagtgactctacaaggatggatagggacagggacaagatggcagagaagatattacacctcaccctagaaatcctcttccggcttactggagag gaataCACAGTAGTAAAGAAGACCTCTAGTGTGCGCTGTCAGACccttgtgtctgagggatgggaaagAACCCTGAACCCAGTCACAGGTACTCCACCTTCTCCCATGATACATGATGACAtcgatgaccagaagatcctagaactcacctacaagatgattgagctgctgactggagag gttcctataaggtgtcaggatgtcaccatctatttctccatggaggagtgggagtatttagaaggacacaaagatctgtacaaggatgtcatgatggaggttccccagcccctcacatcaccag ttataTCCAGTCAgacgacaacaccagagagatgtccccatcctcttcgtCCACAAGGCTGTAAACAAGAAAATGTCAGTGTTCCTCagtatcatcag GGTAAAGATctgccccatattaatactacagagtcaTATGTGAGGGATTATGGGcgctgtaaagaggagattcctacatataacCACACAG ATAACTGTACCATGAGCTTAGAGGGACAGCTGATATTTTCAGATTATGAAGCAGGTGATCATGGTGTCACAACAAATACATATGAAGATTATGCCATTATTCCAGATATATCACCAGTCCTTCAGAGCAACAATTCATCATATTATCATATTCTACAGGTTTTATCTTCTGACTCATCAAGTATTGTTGAGCAAAGCATAAATAACAGACTAGGTATTGAACATAAAAGTGGTCATAAAgcggagaagccgtattcatgttcagtatgtggaaaatgttttaataagAAATGTAATCTTGTTACACATgaaaaaattcacacaggggagaagccatattcatgttcagaatgtgggaaatgttttaataagaaatcaaatcttgttgcaCATCAGAGAAGTCATACGGCGGAGAAAGGATTTctatgttcagaatgttggaaatgctttaaatggaaatcagatctagctagacatcagagaattcacacaggggagaagccatattcatgctcagaatgtggtaaatgttttaaccaaaaaacacatcttgttagacatcacagaagtcacacaggggagaggccatattcatgctcagaatgtgagaaatgttttatagAAAAAGCACATCTTATTGCTCATCAGAAAAATCACACAGCGATGTAg